A single region of the Streptococcus macedonicus ACA-DC 198 genome encodes:
- the yeiE gene encoding LysR family transcriptional regulator YeiE — MLDYRVFTFMKVCDTLNFTQAAKELHITQPAVTKHIQTLENDYQTKLFTFSGKQCQLTKSGKELLDLLTTINNDIQHFKSHLNQDQTPINFGATLTIGEYVLSDSLAIILSEHPNFKIKMLVDNTETLLKDIDQGKIDFALIEGFFSKEKYDFMSYKTEPFIAVASPKAGLTDKTYTLEELLDYPIIIREQGSGTREMLEVTLKEANLAITDFHQITEIGSLNAICQLITNNLGITFVYKSVVQKELDSGKLFEIKLDLPPISHDFTFVWRKNSHFKSLYQDIFKLFLTN, encoded by the coding sequence ATGCTTGATTACCGTGTTTTTACCTTTATGAAAGTCTGCGACACGCTTAATTTTACCCAAGCTGCTAAAGAATTGCATATCACACAACCCGCTGTCACCAAACACATTCAAACTTTGGAAAATGATTATCAAACCAAACTCTTTACTTTCTCTGGAAAACAATGTCAACTCACCAAAAGTGGTAAAGAATTGCTTGATTTGCTGACAACAATAAACAATGACATTCAACATTTCAAATCACATCTCAATCAAGATCAAACACCAATTAACTTCGGTGCTACTTTGACTATCGGCGAATATGTGTTAAGCGATTCATTAGCCATCATTCTTTCCGAACATCCTAATTTTAAAATTAAAATGCTGGTTGATAATACGGAAACGTTATTAAAGGACATTGACCAAGGAAAAATTGATTTTGCTCTAATTGAAGGTTTCTTTTCCAAAGAAAAATATGACTTTATGTCCTATAAAACCGAACCCTTTATCGCCGTTGCTTCCCCAAAAGCTGGACTTACGGATAAAACCTACACGCTCGAAGAGTTACTAGACTATCCTATCATCATTCGCGAACAAGGCTCTGGAACACGTGAAATGCTTGAAGTGACACTAAAAGAAGCTAATTTAGCTATCACTGACTTTCATCAAATTACCGAAATCGGTAGTCTTAACGCGATTTGTCAATTGATTACGAATAATCTTGGTATTACTTTTGTCTATAAAAGTGTGGTTCAAAAAGAATTAGACAGTGGCAAACTCTTTGAAATTAAGCTTGATTTACCACCAATAAGCCATGATTTTACTTTTGTTTGGCGAAAAAATAGCCATTTCAAAAGTCTATATCAAGACATTTTCAAACTCTTTCTAACAAATTAA
- a CDS encoding 4-carboxymuconolactone decarboxylase: MTIKQTAGRDQLGEFAPEFAHFNDDVLFGENWNNNDIDLKTRCIITVVALMASGITDSSLKFHLQNAKANGVSKEEIAAVITHVAFYAGWPKGWAVFNLAKEV, translated from the coding sequence ATGACAATTAAACAAACAGCAGGACGTGACCAATTGGGTGAATTTGCACCAGAATTTGCACATTTTAATGATGATGTGCTCTTTGGTGAAAACTGGAATAATAATGATATTGATTTAAAAACACGCTGTATCATCACAGTTGTGGCGCTTATGGCATCAGGTATTACAGACAGCTCACTAAAATTCCATTTGCAAAATGCGAAAGCTAATGGTGTTAGCAAAGAAGAAATTGCAGCAGTCATTACACACGTGGCTTTCTATGCAGGTTGGCCAAAAGGCTGGGCAGTCTTTAACCTTGCCAAAGAAGTTTGA
- a CDS encoding putative low temperature requirement A protein, with the protein MGETVIAIISTYPLTESLYQGALLFAGMSFMFISYMTQTFLAIDHHRQTAGSLMFYAHIPIFIGINIFTVGIEFLADSHHANLGFALFLFSFLSFYAGVLTTTHYNQSIYQLHLKTYLKIGLLLGIGAFIMFLVRHHILLLSLVLCATTWAYNCYYLAVRRRKRE; encoded by the coding sequence TTGGGTGAAACTGTCATTGCCATTATCAGTACCTATCCGCTGACAGAATCTCTTTATCAAGGTGCCCTATTATTTGCTGGAATGTCTTTCATGTTTATTTCTTACATGACACAAACTTTCTTGGCAATAGACCATCATCGTCAGACGGCAGGTTCATTGATGTTCTATGCTCATATTCCGATTTTTATCGGTATTAATATTTTCACCGTTGGAATAGAATTTTTAGCTGATTCTCATCACGCTAACCTTGGATTTGCTCTCTTTCTTTTTAGTTTTCTCAGTTTTTATGCAGGTGTTTTGACCACAACGCATTATAATCAAAGCATTTATCAGCTTCATTTGAAAACGTATCTTAAAATCGGATTGCTTTTGGGAATCGGTGCTTTTATCATGTTCCTTGTTAGACATCATATCCTACTACTGTCGCTCGTTCTTTGTGCGACAACATGGGCATATAATTGTTATTATCTGGCAGTTCGTCGAAGAAAACGTGAGTAA
- the ssdA gene encoding Succinate-semialdehyde dehydrogenase [NAD]; Succinate-semialdehyde dehydrogenase [NADP+] → MAYKTTYPYTNEVLATFDNATDGALEEALANGHALYKKWRAEGGLDERKVQLHKIAELLRRDVDKYAEVMTKDMGKLFTEAKGEVELCAEIADYYADKAEEFLKPRPLENINGDAYYIKQATGVLVAVEPWNFPFYQIMRVFAPNFMIGNPMILKHASICPASAQAFDDLVLEAGAPVGAFKNLFLSYNQVSKVIADPRVVGVCLTGSERGGASIAAEAGANLKKSSMELGGNDAFIILEDADFDLLDKTIFFARLYNAGQVCTSSKRFVVVGQENYDKFVDMVVKHFKSAKWGDPMDQATTLAPLSSAAAKKEVLGQIKLAKENGATVVYGDEPIDHLGNFVMPTVLTNITKENPIYNQEIFGPVASIYKVDTEEEAIALANDSSYGLGGTVFSKNLDHAKEVAAKIETGMSFINSGWTSHPEIPFGGIKNSGYDRELSELGFDAFVNEHLVFVPND, encoded by the coding sequence ATGGCATATAAAACAACTTATCCTTATACAAACGAGGTTCTTGCGACTTTTGATAATGCAACGGATGGAGCGTTAGAGGAAGCTTTGGCAAATGGGCATGCGCTTTACAAAAAGTGGCGTGCTGAAGGAGGCTTGGATGAGCGAAAAGTTCAATTGCATAAAATTGCTGAGTTGCTACGTCGTGATGTTGACAAGTATGCTGAAGTCATGACAAAAGATATGGGAAAACTCTTCACAGAAGCTAAAGGCGAAGTGGAACTCTGTGCAGAAATTGCGGATTACTACGCTGATAAGGCAGAAGAATTTTTGAAACCACGCCCGCTTGAAAATATTAATGGTGATGCTTACTACATCAAGCAAGCGACAGGTGTTTTGGTAGCCGTTGAACCATGGAATTTCCCATTCTATCAAATTATGCGTGTCTTTGCGCCAAACTTTATGATTGGAAATCCGATGATTTTGAAACACGCTTCAATCTGTCCAGCATCAGCACAAGCATTTGATGATTTGGTTTTGGAAGCAGGTGCACCAGTTGGCGCATTCAAAAATCTCTTCCTTTCTTATAATCAAGTTTCCAAGGTTATTGCTGACCCACGTGTTGTTGGGGTTTGCTTGACTGGTTCTGAACGTGGTGGTGCTTCTATTGCGGCAGAAGCGGGAGCAAATTTGAAAAAATCATCTATGGAACTTGGTGGTAACGACGCCTTCATTATCCTAGAAGATGCCGATTTTGATTTGCTTGATAAGACCATTTTCTTTGCTCGTCTCTACAATGCTGGTCAAGTTTGTACCTCATCAAAACGTTTTGTCGTTGTTGGTCAAGAAAACTATGACAAATTCGTTGATATGGTGGTCAAACATTTCAAATCAGCCAAATGGGGTGACCCAATGGACCAAGCGACAACTTTAGCACCGTTGTCATCAGCAGCCGCAAAAAAAGAAGTGCTTGGTCAAATCAAATTAGCTAAGGAAAATGGTGCAACTGTGGTTTACGGTGATGAACCAATTGACCACCTAGGAAACTTTGTCATGCCAACTGTTTTGACAAATATCACCAAAGAAAATCCAATCTACAATCAAGAAATCTTTGGTCCAGTTGCTTCTATCTATAAAGTTGATACTGAAGAAGAAGCCATCGCACTTGCCAATGATTCTAGCTATGGTCTTGGTGGTACCGTCTTTTCAAAAAATCTTGACCATGCCAAAGAAGTGGCTGCCAAGATTGAGACAGGAATGTCATTTATCAATTCTGGTTGGACATCACACCCAGAAATCCCATTTGGAGGCATTAAAAATTCAGGTTACGATCGCGAATTAAGCGAACTCGGCTTTGATGCCTTTGTCAACGAACACCTTGTTTTCGTTCCAAATGATTAA
- a CDS encoding Oxygen-insensitive NAD(P)H nitroreductase/Dihydropteridine reductase — protein MKFLELNKKRHAVKTFNDKPVDYKDLRTAIEIATLAPSANNIQPWKFVVVEDKKAELAEHLPEINKKQVEQSQYVVAIFTDTDLVQRSHKIARIGVKSLSNDMLGYYMETLPARFAEFDDKRKGEYLALNAGIVAMNLVLALTDQDISSNIILGFDKSSTNDILKIDKRFRPELLITVGYSDNKPEPSYRLPVDEIIERR, from the coding sequence ATGAAGTTTCTAGAATTAAATAAAAAGCGCCATGCCGTCAAAACTTTCAATGACAAACCCGTTGATTATAAGGATTTACGAACAGCCATTGAAATCGCTACATTAGCTCCAAGTGCTAATAATATCCAACCTTGGAAATTTGTTGTGGTGGAAGATAAAAAAGCCGAGCTTGCTGAACATCTCCCAGAGATTAATAAAAAGCAAGTGGAGCAATCACAGTACGTTGTAGCGATTTTTACCGATACAGATTTGGTTCAACGTTCTCACAAAATTGCTCGTATTGGTGTCAAATCATTGAGTAATGATATGTTAGGTTACTACATGGAAACCTTACCTGCTCGTTTTGCAGAATTTGACGACAAACGCAAAGGCGAATACCTTGCCCTTAACGCTGGAATTGTTGCCATGAATCTTGTTTTGGCTTTGACTGACCAAGATATTTCATCAAATATTATTCTTGGTTTTGATAAGTCATCAACCAATGATATTCTAAAAATTGATAAACGTTTTCGTCCAGAGCTCTTAATCACTGTTGGTTATAGCGATAATAAGCCTGAACCAAGTTATCGTTTGCCTGTTGACGAAATTATCGAACGTCGTTAA
- the yeiH gene encoding putative membrane protein YeiH encodes MMTIEKKLPGIMFCVILALPAWFLGHLFPLVGAPVFAILLGMVVGNFHNNRTQTTDGIAFTSKYILQAAVVLLGFGLNLTQVFKVGTQSLPIIISTITVSLVVAFLLQKWLKLDSNIATLVGVGSSICGGSAIAATAPVIKAKDEEVAKSISVIFLFNILAALIFPTLGDLLHLSNQGFALFAGTAVNDTSSVTATATAWDAVHGSNTLDGATIVKLTRTLAIIPITLGLSFYKAYQDSKNGRAKQTTFQLKKAFPIFVLYFLLASIVTTIVSGLGIDTVIFDNLKTLSKFFIVMAMGAIGLNTNPIKLIKTGGQAIGVGATCWIAITCVSLWMQHLLGIW; translated from the coding sequence ATGATGACAATTGAGAAAAAATTGCCGGGCATCATGTTTTGTGTGATTCTGGCTTTGCCAGCCTGGTTTTTAGGGCATTTATTTCCACTTGTAGGAGCGCCAGTATTTGCAATTTTACTTGGGATGGTTGTGGGGAATTTTCATAATAATCGCACCCAAACTACTGATGGTATTGCTTTTACATCAAAATATATTTTACAAGCGGCGGTTGTTTTATTAGGTTTTGGTTTAAACTTAACACAAGTTTTTAAAGTTGGGACACAATCATTGCCAATTATTATTTCAACCATTACAGTCTCGTTAGTTGTAGCGTTTTTATTGCAAAAATGGCTAAAATTGGATAGTAATATAGCAACCTTGGTTGGTGTTGGGTCATCTATTTGTGGTGGCTCAGCCATTGCCGCAACAGCACCAGTTATCAAAGCAAAAGATGAAGAAGTCGCAAAGAGTATTTCAGTTATCTTTCTCTTCAATATCTTAGCAGCACTAATTTTTCCAACATTGGGAGACTTACTTCACCTATCTAACCAAGGTTTTGCGCTTTTTGCGGGAACAGCTGTCAATGATACGTCATCCGTTACGGCGACAGCGACAGCTTGGGATGCTGTTCACGGGTCAAATACCTTAGACGGTGCAACAATTGTGAAATTAACGCGCACACTGGCCATTATTCCGATTACTTTAGGGCTGTCATTCTATAAAGCCTATCAAGATTCAAAAAATGGCAGAGCTAAACAAACGACTTTCCAATTGAAAAAAGCTTTTCCAATATTTGTCCTTTATTTCCTATTGGCTTCGATTGTCACGACAATTGTCAGTGGTTTAGGAATTGATACAGTTATTTTTGATAATCTTAAGACACTCTCAAAATTCTTTATTGTCATGGCAATGGGGGCTATTGGTCTTAACACGAATCCTATCAAACTTATTAAGACTGGTGGACAAGCTATTGGAGTGGGGGCTACGTGTTGGATAGCTATTACCTGTGTCAGTCTTTGGATGCAGCATCTTCTAGGGATTTGGTAA
- a CDS encoding putative regulatory protein has protein sequence MQSTLNITELFQYGERVTFQKGDELTKSVAGEVNGDIYILSSGVCALSSISYDGKETTYLYFKKQQFVGFTPLMTAFNLNYYGKKTFLIIAKTPCVAYRIPNRNFQDLLGFPSVATLMVNTLTENLVYLMEHFHSSKNEPALVQFSRFLLDQAEKDSSGILVLDTVFTYQEIACYLGVHAVTIARMVKALRDEQLIDKIGHQIRIINPEQTARLITEERKIDY, from the coding sequence ATGCAATCTACATTGAACATTACAGAACTTTTCCAATATGGTGAGCGTGTGACGTTTCAAAAAGGCGATGAGCTGACGAAATCTGTTGCTGGAGAAGTAAATGGTGATATTTATATCCTATCATCAGGTGTTTGTGCACTTTCTTCTATTTCTTACGACGGCAAAGAAACAACTTATCTCTACTTCAAGAAACAACAATTTGTCGGATTTACACCATTGATGACTGCTTTTAATCTCAATTATTATGGGAAAAAGACGTTTTTAATCATTGCTAAGACACCTTGTGTCGCTTATCGTATTCCAAACAGAAATTTTCAGGATTTACTTGGTTTTCCATCGGTGGCAACTTTGATGGTTAATACTTTGACCGAAAATCTTGTCTACCTTATGGAACATTTTCATAGCAGCAAAAACGAGCCTGCTCTAGTCCAATTTAGTCGCTTTCTTCTTGATCAAGCAGAAAAAGATTCTTCTGGTATTCTCGTGCTCGACACCGTCTTTACGTATCAAGAAATCGCTTGCTATCTCGGCGTACATGCTGTAACAATCGCTCGAATGGTTAAAGCCTTGCGAGATGAACAGTTAATTGATAAAATTGGACACCAAATTCGCATTATCAACCCTGAGCAAACGGCAAGATTAATCACTGAAGAACGAAAAATCGATTACTAA
- a CDS encoding 2-haloalkanoic acid dehalogenase — MTSDYHYLLFDLDHTLLDFNAAEDVALTELLQEARVSDIQAYKDFYIPMNRQLWDDLSLKKITKKELVNTRFTRLFANFGHEVDGHAFAKRYQEFLSQQGQTLVGADKLLDNLSQQGYRIFGATNGITKIQTGRMANSTIKDYFEHVFISDEVGYQKPDKGFYDVIAGAIPQFNHQEALMIGDNLLADVQGGNNAGIDTVWYNPARKENHTKATPTYVVKDYQALLKLLR, encoded by the coding sequence ATGACATCAGATTACCATTACTTATTATTCGATTTGGACCACACTTTGCTTGATTTTAATGCGGCAGAGGATGTGGCGTTGACAGAGCTTTTGCAGGAAGCGCGTGTGTCAGATATTCAGGCTTATAAAGATTTTTACATTCCCATGAATCGTCAGTTGTGGGATGATTTGAGCCTTAAGAAAATCACCAAAAAAGAGTTGGTCAACACGCGTTTTACACGACTATTTGCGAATTTTGGGCATGAGGTAGATGGGCATGCTTTTGCCAAACGTTACCAAGAATTTCTTAGTCAACAAGGGCAAACTTTAGTTGGTGCAGATAAGTTGCTTGATAATCTTAGCCAGCAAGGCTACCGTATTTTTGGAGCAACCAATGGCATTACCAAAATTCAAACAGGGCGCATGGCAAATTCAACGATTAAAGATTATTTTGAGCATGTTTTCATTTCTGATGAAGTCGGTTACCAAAAGCCAGATAAAGGTTTTTATGATGTCATTGCGGGAGCTATTCCCCAATTCAATCATCAAGAAGCACTGATGATTGGTGACAATCTTTTAGCCGATGTCCAAGGTGGCAACAACGCAGGCATTGATACCGTTTGGTACAATCCAGCCCGCAAAGAAAATCATACCAAAGCCACTCCAACCTACGTGGTTAAAGATTACCAAGCTTTACTTAAATTATTACGATAA
- the pepV gene encoding Xaa-His dipeptidase (unknown EC_number=3.4.13.3), which produces MTVDFKAEVEKRKDAMMEDLFALLRINSERDDSKADKEHPFGPGPVKALEHFLAMAERDGYKTRNIDNYAGDFEFGEGDEVLGIFAHLDVVPAGSGWDTDPYEPVIKDGRLYARGSSDDKGPTMACYYALKIIKELGLPVSKKVRFIVGTDEESGWGDMEYYFAHNGLKNPDFGFSPDAEFPIINGEKGNITEFLHFAGDNNGAFTLNSFDAGLRDNMVPESATAIFTADSTLAELQEKLTAYTTAENLTAELTQEGDAFRLTVVGKSAHGSTPELGINGATYLAKFLNQFAFEGAAKAYLETAANVLHGDFAGKNLGVAYTDEKMGALSMNAGVFKFDRNSDDNTITLNFRYPQGTDAQTIKAELEKLNGVTKVTLSDHEHTPHYVPADDPLVATLLSVYEKQTGLKGYEQVIGGGTFGRLLKRGVAFGAMFPDYVNTMHQANEFADVDDLYRAAAIYAEALYELIK; this is translated from the coding sequence ATGACAGTAGATTTTAAAGCAGAAGTTGAAAAACGTAAAGATGCCATGATGGAAGACCTCTTTGCTCTTTTGCGTATTAACTCAGAACGTGATGACAGCAAAGCTGACAAAGAACATCCATTTGGACCTGGCCCAGTAAAAGCTTTGGAACATTTCCTAGCTATGGCTGAACGTGATGGTTACAAAACACGTAACATTGATAACTATGCTGGTGATTTCGAATTTGGTGAAGGTGACGAAGTTCTCGGAATCTTTGCTCACTTAGACGTTGTGCCTGCAGGTAGCGGTTGGGATACTGACCCTTATGAGCCAGTTATCAAAGATGGACGCCTTTATGCGCGTGGGTCATCTGATGATAAAGGTCCAACGATGGCATGTTACTATGCCCTAAAAATCATCAAAGAACTTGGTTTGCCAGTATCTAAAAAAGTTCGTTTCATCGTTGGTACTGATGAAGAATCAGGCTGGGGCGATATGGAATATTATTTTGCTCACAATGGCTTGAAAAACCCTGATTTTGGTTTCTCTCCAGATGCTGAATTCCCAATTATCAATGGTGAAAAAGGGAATATCACAGAATTCCTACACTTTGCAGGTGACAATAACGGTGCCTTCACATTGAATAGTTTCGATGCTGGACTTCGTGATAACATGGTACCAGAATCAGCAACAGCTATCTTCACAGCTGACAGCACTTTGGCTGAACTTCAAGAAAAATTAACAGCATACACAACAGCTGAAAACTTGACTGCTGAACTTACTCAAGAAGGCGACGCTTTCCGTTTGACAGTTGTCGGAAAATCAGCTCACGGTTCAACACCAGAACTTGGTATCAACGGTGCAACATACCTTGCTAAATTCCTTAACCAATTTGCTTTTGAAGGAGCTGCTAAAGCTTATCTTGAAACAGCAGCAAACGTTCTTCACGGTGATTTTGCAGGTAAAAACCTTGGTGTTGCCTATACTGATGAAAAAATGGGCGCTCTTAGCATGAACGCTGGTGTTTTCAAATTTGACCGCAACTCAGATGACAATACAATCACTCTTAACTTCCGTTACCCACAAGGTACAGATGCACAAACTATCAAAGCTGAACTTGAAAAACTTAACGGTGTGACAAAAGTAACACTTTCAGATCACGAACACACACCACACTATGTTCCAGCTGATGACCCATTGGTTGCAACACTTCTTTCTGTTTACGAAAAACAAACAGGCTTGAAAGGTTATGAACAAGTTATCGGTGGTGGTACATTTGGACGCCTTCTAAAACGTGGTGTTGCTTTCGGTGCAATGTTCCCAGATTATGTCAATACAATGCACCAAGCAAATGAATTTGCCGACGTTGACGACCTTTACCGTGCTGCAGCAATCTACGCCGAAGCACTTTACGAATTAATTAAATAA
- the uvrC gene encoding Excinuclease ABC subunit C translates to MTDAQNKSQVKEKLIVGYTFSKKFWHNSSFTFNESILPLFYQKSQISKIRGTFTTAMLKRFCYNINMNELIKHKLELLPDSPGCYIHKDKNGTIIYVGKAKNLKNRVRSYFHGSHNTKTELLVSEIEDFEYIVTGSNTEALLLEINLIQENMPKYNIKLKDDKSYPFIKITTNEQYPRLMITRQIKKDGAMYFGPYPDSGAATEIKRLLDRIFPFKKCTNPANKVCFYYHLGQCKAHTICYVDHNYFVDMAHNVKNFLNGQDNKIVDQLKDKMQKASDLMEFERAAEYRDLLQAISTLRTKQRVMSQDMMDRDIFGYYVDKGWMCVQVFFVRQGKLIQRDVNMFPYYNDPEEDFLTYMGQFYRDNKHFIPKEIFIPKEIDEELVKAIVDTKIIKPQRGEKKQLVNLAIKNARVSLQQKFDLLEKDVKKTYGAVENIGELLNIPKPVRIEAFDNSNIQGTSPVAAMVVFVNGKPSKKDYRKFKIKTVVGPDDYASMREVIYRRYSRVMKDGLVPPDLIIIDGGQGQVNVARDVIENKLGLDIPIAGLQKNDKHQTHELLFGDPLEVVELPRNSEEFFLLQRIQDEVHRFAITFHRQVRSKNSFSSKLDGIAGLGPKRKQLLMKHFKSLPNIQKADIDDIVNCGIPRNVATAIKEKLNEEEDVNANH, encoded by the coding sequence TTGACTGATGCCCAAAACAAAAGCCAAGTCAAAGAAAAGTTAATAGTTGGATACACGTTTAGCAAGAAATTCTGGCATAATAGCTCCTTTACTTTCAATGAATCAATCTTGCCTTTATTTTACCAAAAAAGCCAAATTTCAAAAATAAGAGGAACTTTTACCACAGCAATGCTAAAACGATTTTGCTATAATATAAACATGAATGAACTGATTAAACATAAACTGGAGCTGTTGCCAGATAGCCCAGGATGCTATATACACAAGGATAAAAATGGCACTATTATTTATGTTGGTAAGGCAAAAAATCTGAAAAATCGTGTGCGTAGCTATTTTCATGGCAGCCATAATACCAAAACAGAACTTTTGGTTTCAGAAATAGAGGATTTTGAGTATATTGTCACAGGTTCCAATACCGAGGCGTTGCTTCTTGAAATTAATCTCATTCAAGAAAATATGCCAAAATACAATATCAAGCTCAAAGATGATAAATCCTATCCTTTCATCAAAATCACAACTAATGAGCAGTACCCACGTTTAATGATTACCCGCCAAATCAAAAAAGACGGTGCCATGTATTTTGGACCCTATCCTGATTCGGGAGCGGCAACGGAAATCAAACGCCTGTTAGACCGCATTTTTCCGTTTAAGAAATGTACTAATCCTGCTAATAAAGTTTGTTTTTATTACCACTTAGGGCAATGTAAAGCACATACGATTTGTTATGTTGACCATAATTATTTTGTTGATATGGCGCACAATGTGAAAAATTTCCTTAACGGTCAAGACAATAAAATTGTTGACCAACTTAAAGATAAAATGCAAAAAGCGTCAGATTTAATGGAATTTGAACGTGCGGCAGAATATCGCGATTTACTGCAAGCTATTTCAACTTTGCGCACGAAACAGCGCGTGATGAGCCAAGATATGATGGACCGTGATATTTTTGGCTACTACGTTGACAAAGGCTGGATGTGTGTGCAAGTATTTTTTGTTCGCCAAGGGAAACTCATTCAACGTGATGTTAATATGTTTCCTTATTACAATGACCCAGAAGAAGATTTTTTGACTTACATGGGACAATTTTACCGTGACAATAAGCACTTTATTCCCAAAGAAATTTTCATTCCTAAAGAAATTGATGAAGAATTGGTTAAGGCGATTGTTGATACGAAAATCATCAAGCCCCAACGTGGCGAGAAGAAGCAGCTTGTTAACCTAGCTATCAAAAATGCACGTGTGAGTTTGCAACAAAAATTTGATTTGCTTGAAAAAGATGTTAAGAAAACTTATGGTGCTGTTGAAAATATCGGCGAATTGCTTAACATTCCAAAGCCTGTTCGTATTGAAGCCTTTGATAACTCAAATATTCAAGGAACAAGCCCTGTCGCTGCTATGGTGGTCTTTGTAAATGGAAAACCAAGTAAGAAAGATTATCGAAAATTCAAGATTAAAACGGTTGTCGGACCAGATGATTATGCCAGCATGCGCGAGGTCATCTATCGCCGTTATAGCCGCGTGATGAAAGATGGCTTAGTGCCACCAGATTTGATTATCATCGATGGTGGTCAAGGTCAGGTCAATGTGGCGCGTGATGTTATTGAAAACAAGCTCGGTCTTGATATTCCAATTGCTGGTCTGCAAAAAAATGATAAACACCAAACGCATGAATTATTGTTTGGTGACCCTTTAGAAGTTGTTGAATTGCCACGAAATTCCGAAGAATTTTTCTTGTTACAACGTATCCAAGATGAGGTGCACCGTTTTGCTATTACCTTCCACCGTCAAGTGCGTAGTAAAAATTCATTCTCATCAAAACTTGATGGCATTGCTGGATTGGGACCAAAGCGCAAGCAATTACTCATGAAGCACTTTAAGAGCCTACCCAATATTCAAAAGGCTGATATAGACGATATTGTGAACTGTGGTATTCCACGAAATGTCGCAACTGCGATTAAAGAAAAATTAAATGAGGAGGAAGATGTCAATGCTAACCATTAA
- a CDS encoding ABC transporter permease component has product MFLAIREIKKEKLRYGLILAVVVLISYLIFILSALALGLATANTAAVDSWQSKSFVMTKDANGNAGQSLLTTKQVDQLSGEKTATLGITPVNMKVGGKRESAQFVGMNNDEYIAKNLQLTKGHLPKAANEVVLADSVDKDIYGMGDKISIGLSDTKYKIVGYVKNATYNTAPVIYGELAQWRVIKGVSDQFQGSVVASKTSQSVDDKALKTYSYQAFINKLPGYTPQKATFGLMIGFLIVISLIVITIFLYILTVQKLPNLAVLRAQGIPNRFLAQNTLFETFFIMATGIVVGAVLSALTEFGIPDSVPMAFDWGLMGLIAAGLMVTGLLGAIIPIRVISKIDPVSVIGG; this is encoded by the coding sequence ATGTTTTTAGCAATTAGAGAGATTAAGAAAGAAAAACTACGGTACGGCTTGATTCTGGCAGTCGTCGTCTTAATCAGTTATTTGATTTTCATTTTAAGTGCCCTGGCACTTGGGCTGGCAACAGCTAACACCGCTGCGGTGGACAGCTGGCAGTCTAAGTCCTTTGTAATGACCAAAGACGCAAATGGCAATGCTGGACAGTCATTACTGACAACAAAACAGGTTGATCAGTTAAGCGGCGAAAAAACCGCAACACTTGGCATTACACCAGTTAATATGAAAGTTGGCGGAAAACGTGAATCCGCACAATTCGTTGGGATGAATAACGACGAGTACATCGCTAAAAACCTACAATTAACCAAGGGGCACTTGCCAAAGGCAGCTAACGAAGTCGTCCTCGCTGACTCAGTTGATAAGGATATTTACGGTATGGGAGATAAAATTTCGATTGGGTTATCTGATACGAAATATAAAATCGTGGGTTATGTGAAAAATGCCACGTATAATACCGCACCTGTTATTTATGGTGAGTTAGCGCAATGGCGTGTCATTAAGGGCGTGTCAGATCAATTCCAAGGTAGCGTCGTTGCTTCAAAAACGTCACAATCGGTCGATGATAAAGCATTAAAGACTTATTCATACCAAGCCTTTATCAATAAATTGCCAGGTTATACACCGCAAAAAGCGACGTTTGGTCTCATGATTGGCTTCCTAATTGTCATTTCATTGATTGTGATTACCATTTTCCTCTACATTCTAACGGTTCAAAAATTGCCTAACTTGGCAGTTTTGCGTGCACAAGGCATTCCAAATCGTTTCTTGGCCCAAAATACGTTATTTGAGACGTTCTTTATTATGGCAACTGGTATCGTCGTTGGTGCCGTACTATCGGCATTAACTGAATTTGGGATTCCAGATAGCGTACCAATGGCATTTGATTGGGGATTGATGGGACTCATTGCAGCCGGATTGATGGTAACCGGGTTACTGGGTGCCATCATTCCGATTCGTGTAATTAGTAAGATTGATCCAGTATCAGTAATTGGAGGTTGA